CTGACCGTGTCGGCGTTCAACCTCGGCACGGCGGCCGGTTCCTGGATCGCCGGGCTCACCCTCGACACGCCCTTCCAGGCCGCCGGGCCGGCCGTGGTCGGCGCCGTCATGGCCGCTCTGGCCCACGTCCCCACGATCACCATCGCACTCATCCAGCAGCGCCGCAGCCGCCCCGCCCTCGGCTAGCGCACCAGCTGCGAGACCGCAGGACGGCGACACCGCAACGCCACACGGGAACATTTCCCTTCATTTCGCAGGAAGCCGTGCCTTCCTGATCACACACAGGCGCCCCAGGCGCCGGAAACACGAAGCAAGGAGAACCACCATGCGTGGAGTAGTCATGCACACCGCCGGAGACGTCCGGGTCGAGGACCGCGACGACCCGCAGATCATCGAGCCGACCGACGCGATCATCCGGCTGACCGCGACCTGCGTCTGCGGCTCCGACCTGTGGCCCTACCGCGGCATCGAGCCCGCCGACCGCACGGCCATGGGTCACGAGTACGTCGGCGTCGTCGAAGAGGTCGGATCCGAGGTCGAGACCGTCAAGGCCGGTGATTTCGTCGTCGGGTCGTTCGTCATCTCCGACAACACCTGCGAGATCTGCCGCTCGGGCTACCAGTCCGGCTGCGTCCACCGCGAATTCGTGGCGGGCACGATCGGCACCCAGGCCGAGAAGGCCCGCATCCCGTACGCGGACGGCACCCTCGTCGCCACCCCCGGGCAGCCGGACGAGGACCTGATCCCCTCGCTGCTGGCCGCCTCCGACGTACTCGGCACCGGCTGGTACGGCGCCGTCGCCGCGGAAGCCGGCCCCGGCAAGACCGTCGCGGTCGTCGGCGACGGAGCCGTCGGCCTGATGGCGATCCTGGCCGCCGAGCAGCTGGGTGCGGAGCGCATCATCGCCATGTCCCGCCACCCCGAGCGCCAGAAGCTGGCCCGCTTCTACGGCGCCACCGACATCATCGAGGAACGCAGCGACGCGGGCGTGGCAAAGATCAAGGAGCTCACGGGCGGCCTCGGCGCGCACTCGGTCGTCGAGGCCGTCGGCACCCGCGAATCCACCATGCAGGCCATCGGCGCCACCCGCCCCGGCGGCCACATGGGCTTCGTCGGCGTCAACTACGACGTCCACATCCCCGGCTTCGAACTGTTCCTCGCCGGCATCCACATGGAAGGCGGCCCCGCCCCCGTCCGCCGGTTCCTGCCCGAACTGATCCAGCTCATCTGGGACCGCAAGATCGACCCCGGAAAGGTCTTCGACCTCGAACTCCCACTGGAACAGGCCGCCGAGGCCTACAAGGCCATGGACGAGCGCCGCGCCATCAAGGCCCTCCTGCGCCCCTGAGTCTTCCCGGGCGGCGCCTTCCGGCGGGGGCGCCGGACAAGTCTTCCGGCACGCCTGGACGTGGCGCCCCAGCGTGCGGCTGCTTCGAGCTGGAGCAGGTTGAGTCCGGTTTCCTTGACGAGCTGTTCCTGGTCGAGGCAGCTGCCGTCCCATCGGGTGCCGTCGGGTCCGCCCTGGGACAATTGAGCTCGGGAGTCGACCGAACGCCGAACGCCTCTCCTCCGTCGTGATCGCCAGCACCCGCCAGGGTTTCCGCCGAGTCGGCGACGGCTCCGTTGAGCAGCGGAAAGGACGGACGCCAAGCCGATGGAACCGAGCATTGACTACAAAGCGTTGTTCGTGGCGACGCCCAGTCCGTATCTGGTGCTGGATCCGGGCCTGGTGATTGTCGACGTCAACGAGGCGTACCTGCAGGCCACCGGGCGGAGCCGACAGGACCTGGTCGGCCAGTACGTGTTCGATGCCTTCCCGGACAATCCGGCGGATGCGAATGCGGACGGGGTGCGGAACCTGAACGCCTCGCTGCGCCGGGTCCTGGAGTCGAGACAGCCGGACACGATGGCGGTTCAGAAGTACGACATCCCCGTGCCGTCCCGAGCCTGGACGTTCGAGGAGCGGTGGTGGTCGCCGATCAACACCCCCGTCCTCGGGCCGGATGGGCAGGTGGCGTGGATCATCCACCGGGTGGAGGACGTGACTGAGTTCGTCCGTTCCCGCTCACCCGGTTCTGTGGGAGGACCTCTGGGACGGCGGGAGGCGATCGAGGCCGAGCTGTACGCGCGGGCGAGGGAGCTGCAGCGGCTGAATGCGGAACTGCGGCAGGCGCACGCGCGGGAACGGCGGGTCGCCGTCACCCTGCAGGAAGCCATGCTGCATTCGCCCGACCTGAACCGGCACCCCGATATCGCGGTGCGCTACGTGCCGGCGGTCGGGTCGCTGAACGTGTGCGGCGACTGGTACGACGTCGTCGATCTGCCCGACGGCGCCGTCGCCGTCGCCGTCGGCGACGTTGTGGGCCACGGTCTGGAGGCCGCCACCGTCATGGGCATGCTCCGCAGCGCGCTGAGCGCCGCCGTCAGAGCCCTGCACGAACCGGCCAGGGCACTGGAGGTGCTCGGCCTCTACTCCCGCTCCGTCGAAGGCGCGCTGGCCACCACCGCCGTCCAGGCCGTCATCGACACCAGCCGCCATCAGATCGCCTACAGCAGCGCCGGCCACCCACCGCCCGTCCTGCTCCACCCCGACGGCACCTGCGACCTGCTCGACCAGGCCACCGACCCCCCTCTCGGCGCGCGCCCCGACCACGTCCCGCGCCCGCAAGCCGCCCTGCCCTACACCCCGGGCGATCACCTGGTGCTGTACACGGACGGCCTCATCGAACGCCGCGACCGTGACATCGACGCCGGCCTGCAACAGCTCACCGACACCCTCGCCAGCCATGTCGGCATGAGCCCCGAGCGCCTCGCGGACGCCGTCCTGGCCCGCCTCGGCGTCGCCGGCGGCGTCCGCGACGACATCGCCCTCATCACCGTGCGCCTCTGACCGCGCCAGAGGCGGCGCGATCAGTCGGCCGGCGTCCCACGGTCTTGGTGGTGTGGTCACGCTCTGCAGTTGGATGCGCCGGTCTGGCCGGGACCGGGGTTGGTGCAGCTGTTGTTTCCGGCGCCGCCATCGTTGGTGTTCGTGCCGGCGCCGCCGTCGAGGACGTCGTTGCCGTTGTTGCCCTGGAGGGTGTCGTTGCCGTCGCCGCCGAGGATCCGGTCGCGGCCGTCGCCACCGATGAGGGTGTCGTCGTCGCTGCCACCGTTGATGTCGTCGTTGCCACCGCCGCCTTCGATGCGGTCGTTGCCGGCACCGCCGTTGAGCGTGTCGTTGCCCGAGCCGCCGCAGATGAGGTCGTTGCCGCCTTGGCCGTTGACGACGTCGTTCCCGCCGAGCGCGAAGATCACGTCGTCCATCGGGGTGCCGGTGAGGACGTCGTTGCGGCTGGTGCCGGTGATGGTGGGCGTGGCGGTCGCACAGTCCATGGGGGGCACCGTGTAGGTGATGGTCACCTGCGCCGGGCCCGCGGCGGGTCCGGAGTTACCGGCCGGCGGGACGAGGTTCGACCCACCCCCGCCGCCGCCGGGCCCGAAGGTGCCGTCGCTGTTGATCTGTACGCAGCCCCCGCCCCCGCCGCCGCCGAACCAGCCGCCTCCGCCTGCGCCGCCGTAGGGATCACCGCCGGTGCCGCCGGTGCCGGCCACACCCGGGCCACCGGCCGTGCTGCCCGCGGCGCCGCAGGCGGCTCCGCTCGCCCCGCCTGCGGTCTGGGTTCCGCCGCCTCCCCCTGCGCCGCTGTTCGGCCGGTCGCCGCCGGCCTGCCCGCTGTCTCCAGCGGCTCCGCCGGTGGCCTGGGGAACGGAGAACACCCCGCCTTCGCCGCTTCCGCCGCCACCTCCGCCGCCCGCGACGATGAGGCGGGGGTCGGTGGCGGGCACGCCGGTCAGGACACAGGCCATATCGGTCGAGCTACAGGTGCGGACGTCGCTGGAACCGCCGCCGGCACCGCCCGGGGGGAAGCCGGCGGGGGTGCCCGCGCCGGTGGCGACGTTGACGTAGAGGGTGGTGCCCGGCGTGGCGGCGACGGTGCCGCTGACGGTGGCGCCGATCCCGCCCGCGCCGCCGCCGTTGGACCCGTTCTGACCCGTGGCGCCGGTGGCGGTGATGTCGAGCTGGGTGACACCGGCCGGGACGGTGAAGGTCTGATTGGCGCCCGCATTGAAGGTGACGGTCACGGGCGCCGCCGCGGCGGTCGTCGCCGTGGGCACCACCAGCGCCACCGCAGGAAGGGCCGCCGTGGCGAGCAGGAGCGCAGCGCGTCGCCGCCGCGGTCCTCCGCTTCCGTCTCGTCGGAACGCCGCGTGGAGCGGGGTCAGTCTCACGATCGTGACTCCTCGACAAAGGCCGCAGCGCCAAGGGGGCGCCGCGGACGCCGGTTGATGCTCCCGCCCCAGTGCGGGACCACCCGCCGATCAAGCCACACCGCCCCACGGCAGCCCATTGACACACCGCCACACGACGCCGCCGTCCACCAGCCAGCCGTCAAAGACTCACCCAGGCGGCCCGCCCGGGCGATCTCCGGGCCGCGCGCTCAAGGCCAAGGGCGTCCCCGCCCCGGAGATCGCCCGGAAGCCTGTCATCAAGTCCGGCAAGAACGCCGGGAAGGCCCCTCGCTGCCCCCGTCTACCGCGCGTTCGCCGCCGCCGAGGAAACCACTGCCGCTGGCCAGGCCGGGCAGGACGAGGACGGCACACAGCCCCGGCGCCCGCTCGCTCAGGGCCCGCACGTTGCGGCATCTCGCATCGACAGCCGAGGCCCCCGGTCCGCCTGGGCCGGCGAGAGCGCGCTCGCTCGGAATCAGCCTTGCCCACGTGACCTTCGCGGCGGCAACGTCGATACTGCCGAGGACGGGAATCCCCACCACCACCTACGGAATCACTACGAGTAGCTGACATACCGTCATTGAAGTCAGCATCAGGTCAGCGCCAGTATCGGCAGAAGGCTCCCTCGGTCGCTACTCACCTCCAAGATCATCTATTCCGCTGAACACGATCTGACCTGCGACGACCCAATAAGTGCACCCCTCCACCCAATCCCGAGGAGACACCCGTGAGGATGCTGATCAACGTTCCGGAGACCGTCGTCGCCGATGCCCTGCGGGGGATGGCCGCGGCGCATCCCGAGTTGACCGTGGACGTGGAGCGGCGTGTCGTGGTGCGGCGGGACGCGCCCGTGGCGGGGAAGGTGGCGCTGGTGTCCGGTGGCGGGTCCGGGCACGAGCCCTTGCACGGGGGGTTCGTGGGGCCCGGGATGCTGGCGGCCGCCTGTCCCGGCGAGGTGTTCACGTCGCCCGTACCCGATCAGATGGTGCGGGCCGCGGCCGCCGTCGACAGCGGGGCGGGGGTGTTGTTCGTGGTCAAGAACTACACGGGTGACGTGCTGAATTTCGAGATGGCCGCGGAGCTCGCCGAGGACGAGGGCATCCAGGTCGCCAAGGTCCTGGTCGACGACGACGTGGCGGTGACGGACAGCCTGTACACGGCGGGGCGGCGCGGGACCGGGGGCACCTTGTTCGTGGAGAAGATCGCCGGGGCCGCCGCCGAGGAGGGGCTGCCGCTGGAACGGGTCGAGGCGATCGCCCGGCGGGTCAACGAGCGGTCCCGCTCCTTCGGGGTGGCCCTGAGCGCCTGCACCACCCCCGCCAAGGGCAGCCCGACCTTCGATCTCCCCGAGGGGGAACTGGAGTTGGGGATCGGCATCCACGGCGAGCCGGGCCGGGAGCGGCGGGCCATGATGACCTCGCGGGAGATCGCCGACTTCGCCGTCGACGCCGTCGTGGAGGACCTGCGCCCGTCCGGGCCGGTCATCGCCCTCGTCAACGGCATGGGAGCGACCCCGCTGCTGGAGTTGTACGGGTTCAACGCCGAGGTGCAGCGGGTGCTCGCCGAGCGGCACGTGCCGGTGGCCCGCACGCTCGTCGGGAACTATGTGACCTCGCTCGACATGGCGGGCTGCTCGGTGACCCTGTGCGAGGTCGACGAGGAACTGCTGCGCCTGTGGGACGCTCCGGTGCAGACGGCCGCGCTGCGCTGGGGCCGGTGAGACGGGGATGGTCATGGGGAGTGACGGTATGACGGAGACTTTCGGCGCCGGGTTCCTGGTGCGCTGGCTGGCCGCGGTGGCCGAGGACGTCGACCGGGAGGCCGACCGGCTCACCGAGCTGGACTCGGCGATCGGCGACGCCGACCACGGCGCCAATCTGAAGCGGGGGTTCGCCGCTGTGAGGGAGGCCCTCGAAAAGGAGCCGCCGAGCAGTCCCGGCGCGGTGCTCACCGCCGCCGGACGGCAGCTGATCTCGACGGTCGGCGGCGCTTCGGGTCCCCTGTACGGGACGCTCCTCCGGCGCGCCGGGAAGACACTGGGCGAGGACGCCGAGGTCACCCGGGCGCGGCTGGCGGAGGCGCTCGACGCCGGTGTGGCGGCCGTGTCGCAGCTGGGCGGTGCCCAGGTGGGCGACAAGACGATGCTGGACGCGCTCGTGCCGGCCGTGGCGGGGCTGCGGAGCTCGTACGGGGCGGCCCGCGCCGCCGCCGAGGAGGGCGCCCTGGCGACCGTACCCCTCCAGGCGCGCAAGGGCAGGGCCAGTTACCTCGGGGAGCGGTCGATCGGGCATCAGGATCCGGGCGCGACCTCGTCGGCGCTGCTGTTCGCCGCGCTCGCCGAGACGGCCGGGGCGGAGGGAGTGGCATGAGCCCGTCCCCCGTCGGCATCGTGCTCGTCTCGCACAGCGCGGCGGTCGCGGCGGCCGTCGCCGAACTGGCCCGGGGCCTCGCGGGCGGCGGCGACCTGGCGCCGGTGCTGCCCGCGGGCGGCACGCCGGACGGTGGGCTCGGGACGAGTGCCGAGCTGATCTGCGAGGCGGCGAAGGCCGTCGACCGGGGGGCCGGGGTGGCGCTCCTGGTCGACCTGGGCAGCGCGGTCCTCACCGTGAAGGCGCTCCTCGCGGAAGGCGACGAACTGCCCGAGGGCTGCCGCCTGGTGGACGCGCCGTTCGTCGAGGGCGCGGTCGCCGCGCTGGTGACGGCGAGCGCCGGAGGGGACCTCGACGCGGTGGCGGCCGCGGCCTCGGAGGCGTACGCCTATCGCAAGGAGTGAGGGCGCCGCAGGCGTGTGCGGGGAGTGACCGGGAGGCCGCGCCGGGTGGCGACCGTGTTGTGATCGAGCAGGTCAACGCATTAGTGTCGCAGGGCCTTGGTGTACGGGAAACCGGTGCAGTACCGGTGCGGCCCTCGCCACTGTGATCGGGAGGTCCGGCTCCACCCCCGCGGGGAACACCGCGGGGAAGCCACTGGACCGTCGCGGGAGACCGCGGCGGTGTGGGAAGGCGGAGTCGGGCCGTATGACCGTCAGCCAGGAGACCGGCCAGGGTGCGTTGTCCATCCACGAGGTGCTGGAGAGGGTCTACCCACCATGCATATAGCCGAGGGGTATCTGCCCCCTGTGCACGCCGCCGCCTGGGGCGTCGCGGCCGCGCCGTTCGTCGTCCACGGGGTGCGCGCGCTCACCCGCGAGGTGCGGTCGAACCCCGAGTCCACCCTGCTCCTCGGCGCCTCCGGTGCCTTCACCTTCGTTCTGTCGGCGCTCAAGCTGCCCTCCGTCACCGGTAGTTGCTCCCATCCGACCGGTACGGGTCTGGGCGCGATCCTGTTCCGGCCGCCGATCATGGCGGTCCTCGGCACCATCACCCTGCTCTTCCAGGCCCTGCTGCTCGCGCACGGCGGGCTGACCACGCTCGGTGCGAACGCCTTCTCGATGGCGATCGTCGGGCCGTGGGCGGGGTACGGGACGTACCGGCTGCTGCGGCGGTTCGGCGCGCCTCTGATGGTGGCCGTCTTCTTCGGCGCGTTCGTCGCCGACCTGTCCACGTACTGCGTCACCAGCGTCCAGCTGGCCCTGGCGTTCCCCGACCCCGGCAGCGGGGTGCCCGGCGCGCTCGCCAAGTTCGGCGGGATCTTCGCCGTGACCCAGATCCCCCTCGCGGTGAGCGAGGGCCTTCTCACGGTGCTCGTGATGCGGCTGCTCACGCAGTCCAGCAAGGGAGACCTGACCCGGCTCGGTGTGCTGGGCGGGGCGCGGACGGAGCGACACGAGGAGGCGGCGGCGCGATGAGCCGGAACGCGAAGATCAACGCGCTGCTGCTGCTCGCCGTCGCCGCGCTCGCGGTGCTGCCGCTGGCGCTCGGGCTCGGCGACCACAAGGAGCAGCCCTTCACCGGCTCCGACGGCGAGGCAGAGACCGCGATCACGGAGCTCCAGCCGGACTACAAGCCGTGGTTCAGCCCGCTGTACGAGCCGCCGTCGGGCGAGATCGAGTCGGCGCTGTTCGCCCTCCAGGCGGCGCTCGGCGCCGGCGTCCTGGCGTACTACTTCGGCCTGCGTCGCGGCCGCCGGCAGGGCGCGGCCGCGGCCGAGGCAGCCCGAGCGGCGGGACCGGACGGGGCGCCCAAGGACGACGGTGCTTCCAAGGCCCCCTCCTCCGACGGTTCGGACGCGTAGCGCCGATGCTTCCGATCGACGCGGCGGCGCACAGCAGCCGCTGGCGCCGCCGTCATCCCGTGGAGAAGGCGCTCCTCGGCTTCGGTCTGACGCTGTGCGCGGTGAGTCTGCCGCCGTGGCCCGGCGCGCCGCTCGTGGCGGCGGCCACGCTCGCGGTGCTGCTCGGTCCCGCCGGTGTGCCGGGCCGTCAGTTGTGGCGGGCGTTCCGCATCCCGCTCGGCTTCTGCGTCACGGGGGCGGTACCGCTGCTCTTCGAGGTGGGCGGTACGCGGGGGCTCGTGGCCCTCGCGCCCGGCGGCCCCGTCCACGCGGGCGAGCTGCTCCTGCGCACCGCCTCGGCCTCGCTCGGGGTGCTGCTCTTCGCCTTCACGACACCGGTGTCCGACGTCCTGCCCCGGCTCGTCAAGGCCGGCGTGCCCGCCCCCGTGGTGGACGTGGCGCTCGTCATGTACCGGATCATCTTCCTGCTCCTCGACTCGCTGACGAAGATCCGGCAGGCGCAGGCGGCCCGGCTCGGGCACACCACCCGGGCCGCAACCTGGCGCTCGCTCGCCGGGCTCGGCGCGACGACCTTCGTGCGGGCCTTCGACCGGGCGCAGCGCCTGCAGTCGGGGCTCGCCGGGCGCGGTTACGACGGGACGCTGCGGGTCCTGGTGCCCGTCTGCGCGGTCTCCCGGCGGTTCCTCACGGCGACGGGCGTGCTCCTCCTGGGGCTCGTCGCCGTCACTCTCGTACTGGAAAGGTTCCTTCCGTGACGTCTCCGACGCCGACGACCCCCGTCGTGGAGCTGGTGAAGGCGGGTTTCGCCTACGAGGACGGGCCCGCGGTCCTGTCGGGCGTGGACTTCGCGGTGGCGGAGGGGCGTGCGATCGCGCTCCTCGGCCGCAACGGCAGCGGCAAGACGACGCTGCTGCGGCTGCTCAGCGGGGGGCTGCGGTGCGGGAGCGGGTCGCTGCTCCTGGACGGGGCGGAGGTGTCGTACGACCGGAAGGGGCTGACCCGGCTGCGGACGACGGTGCAGCTGGTCGTGCAGGATCCGGACGACCAGCTGTT
This is a stretch of genomic DNA from Streptomyces sp. R44. It encodes these proteins:
- a CDS encoding energy-coupling factor ABC transporter substrate-binding protein: MSRNAKINALLLLAVAALAVLPLALGLGDHKEQPFTGSDGEAETAITELQPDYKPWFSPLYEPPSGEIESALFALQAALGAGVLAYYFGLRRGRRQGAAAAEAARAAGPDGAPKDDGASKAPSSDGSDA
- the dhaL gene encoding dihydroxyacetone kinase subunit DhaL produces the protein MTETFGAGFLVRWLAAVAEDVDREADRLTELDSAIGDADHGANLKRGFAAVREALEKEPPSSPGAVLTAAGRQLISTVGGASGPLYGTLLRRAGKTLGEDAEVTRARLAEALDAGVAAVSQLGGAQVGDKTMLDALVPAVAGLRSSYGAARAAAEEGALATVPLQARKGRASYLGERSIGHQDPGATSSALLFAALAETAGAEGVA
- a CDS encoding PTS-dependent dihydroxyacetone kinase phosphotransferase subunit DhaM, producing MSPSPVGIVLVSHSAAVAAAVAELARGLAGGGDLAPVLPAGGTPDGGLGTSAELICEAAKAVDRGAGVALLVDLGSAVLTVKALLAEGDELPEGCRLVDAPFVEGAVAALVTASAGGDLDAVAAAASEAYAYRKE
- a CDS encoding calcium-binding protein, yielding MRLTPLHAAFRRDGSGGPRRRRAALLLATAALPAVALVVPTATTAAAAPVTVTFNAGANQTFTVPAGVTQLDITATGATGQNGSNGGGAGGIGATVSGTVAATPGTTLYVNVATGAGTPAGFPPGGAGGGSSDVRTCSSTDMACVLTGVPATDPRLIVAGGGGGGGSGEGGVFSVPQATGGAAGDSGQAGGDRPNSGAGGGGGTQTAGGASGAACGAAGSTAGGPGVAGTGGTGGDPYGGAGGGGWFGGGGGGGCVQINSDGTFGPGGGGGGSNLVPPAGNSGPAAGPAQVTITYTVPPMDCATATPTITGTSRNDVLTGTPMDDVIFALGGNDVVNGQGGNDLICGGSGNDTLNGGAGNDRIEGGGGNDDINGGSDDDTLIGGDGRDRILGGDGNDTLQGNNGNDVLDGGAGTNTNDGGAGNNSCTNPGPGQTGASNCRA
- the dhaK gene encoding dihydroxyacetone kinase subunit DhaK — protein: MRMLINVPETVVADALRGMAAAHPELTVDVERRVVVRRDAPVAGKVALVSGGGSGHEPLHGGFVGPGMLAAACPGEVFTSPVPDQMVRAAAAVDSGAGVLFVVKNYTGDVLNFEMAAELAEDEGIQVAKVLVDDDVAVTDSLYTAGRRGTGGTLFVEKIAGAAAEEGLPLERVEAIARRVNERSRSFGVALSACTTPAKGSPTFDLPEGELELGIGIHGEPGRERRAMMTSREIADFAVDAVVEDLRPSGPVIALVNGMGATPLLELYGFNAEVQRVLAERHVPVARTLVGNYVTSLDMAGCSVTLCEVDEELLRLWDAPVQTAALRWGR
- the cbiQ gene encoding cobalt ECF transporter T component CbiQ; amino-acid sequence: MLPIDAAAHSSRWRRRHPVEKALLGFGLTLCAVSLPPWPGAPLVAAATLAVLLGPAGVPGRQLWRAFRIPLGFCVTGAVPLLFEVGGTRGLVALAPGGPVHAGELLLRTASASLGVLLFAFTTPVSDVLPRLVKAGVPAPVVDVALVMYRIIFLLLDSLTKIRQAQAARLGHTTRAATWRSLAGLGATTFVRAFDRAQRLQSGLAGRGYDGTLRVLVPVCAVSRRFLTATGVLLLGLVAVTLVLERFLP
- a CDS encoding zinc-dependent alcohol dehydrogenase family protein; amino-acid sequence: MRGVVMHTAGDVRVEDRDDPQIIEPTDAIIRLTATCVCGSDLWPYRGIEPADRTAMGHEYVGVVEEVGSEVETVKAGDFVVGSFVISDNTCEICRSGYQSGCVHREFVAGTIGTQAEKARIPYADGTLVATPGQPDEDLIPSLLAASDVLGTGWYGAVAAEAGPGKTVAVVGDGAVGLMAILAAEQLGAERIIAMSRHPERQKLARFYGATDIIEERSDAGVAKIKELTGGLGAHSVVEAVGTRESTMQAIGATRPGGHMGFVGVNYDVHIPGFELFLAGIHMEGGPAPVRRFLPELIQLIWDRKIDPGKVFDLELPLEQAAEAYKAMDERRAIKALLRP
- a CDS encoding PP2C family protein-serine/threonine phosphatase, with protein sequence MEPSIDYKALFVATPSPYLVLDPGLVIVDVNEAYLQATGRSRQDLVGQYVFDAFPDNPADANADGVRNLNASLRRVLESRQPDTMAVQKYDIPVPSRAWTFEERWWSPINTPVLGPDGQVAWIIHRVEDVTEFVRSRSPGSVGGPLGRREAIEAELYARARELQRLNAELRQAHARERRVAVTLQEAMLHSPDLNRHPDIAVRYVPAVGSLNVCGDWYDVVDLPDGAVAVAVGDVVGHGLEAATVMGMLRSALSAAVRALHEPARALEVLGLYSRSVEGALATTAVQAVIDTSRHQIAYSSAGHPPPVLLHPDGTCDLLDQATDPPLGARPDHVPRPQAALPYTPGDHLVLYTDGLIERRDRDIDAGLQQLTDTLASHVGMSPERLADAVLARLGVAGGVRDDIALITVRL
- a CDS encoding energy-coupling factor ABC transporter permease; its protein translation is MHIAEGYLPPVHAAAWGVAAAPFVVHGVRALTREVRSNPESTLLLGASGAFTFVLSALKLPSVTGSCSHPTGTGLGAILFRPPIMAVLGTITLLFQALLLAHGGLTTLGANAFSMAIVGPWAGYGTYRLLRRFGAPLMVAVFFGAFVADLSTYCVTSVQLALAFPDPGSGVPGALAKFGGIFAVTQIPLAVSEGLLTVLVMRLLTQSSKGDLTRLGVLGGARTERHEEAAAR